A genomic region of Cannabis sativa cultivar Pink pepper isolate KNU-18-1 chromosome 1, ASM2916894v1, whole genome shotgun sequence contains the following coding sequences:
- the LOC133031617 gene encoding UDP-glycosyltransferase 91C1-like: MEKKKLNSDVNQLHIAVFPWLAQGHLLPFFQVSMFLVQKGHRVSFITTPKNHTRLPKNLIPSNLSHLITFVDLPLPTVDGLPDGAESTADLPIHKVPFLKRAFDGLQPSLTKFLQDSGHDITWIVHDFACYWLPPLANRLGIKLVFFSIFNATSMAFGLPPSKMASDYRSKPEDYTVVPKWWKDMPYEVAFKLHEIESHWDCMDSDVSDFQRIKEVVQGCHILLVRTCPEFEPESLSLLKTLHNKPVLPIGLLPPFEPREDGDHNRWDALKLWLDSKKDKSVVYIALGSELSLSQESMHELDFGIEKSGLPFVWVINNRPLVEGKLGLDIIPSGFETRVSDRGMIWWGWAPQLRILAHPSVGGFLTHCGWSSVIEGLGLGLSLILFPGGSSDVGLMARLLHGMGIGLEIPRDDKNGSFSSESVAESIRRVMVEEEGEAIRVKSRHDMRAIFGNVEVQNKYSNEFVEFLVSYSTESTR; encoded by the exons ATGGAGAAGAAGAAACTAAATAGTGATGTTAACCAACTTCACATAGCAGTATTCCCATGGCTAGCACAAGGCCATTTACTCCCATTTTTCCAAGTCTCCATGTTCTTAGTTCAAAAAGGTCACCGTGTTTCCTTCATCACCACCCCAAAAAACCATACTAGGCTCCCAAAAAATCTAATTCCCTCAAATCTATCCCATCTCATAACCTTCGTTGACCTGCCTTTGCCAACCGTGGACGGCTTACccgatggagctgagtcaacTGCCGACTTACCCATTCACAAAGTCCCTTTCCTCAAGAGAGCCTTCGATGGACTCCAACCAAGTTTGACTAAGTTTCTACAAGACTCCGGCCACGACATTACTTGGATCGTCCATGACTTCGCTTGTTACTGGCTACCTCCACTCGCCAATCGACTTGGGATCAAGTTGGTTTTCTTTTCCATATTTAACGCCACCTCGATGGCCTTCGGGTTACCGCCATCGAAAATGGCTAGCGATTACCGCAGCAAACCAGAGGATTACACGGTGGTTCCTAAATGGTGGAAGGATATGCCGTACGAGGTCGCTTTTAAGTTACATGAGATAGAATCTCACTGGGATTGTATGGATTCCGATGTTTCTGATTTTCAAAGGATTAAAGAGGTGGTTCAGGGCTGCCATATCCTCCTCGTCCGAACTTGCCCTGAGTTCGAACCCGAATCACTGAGTCTTCTCAAGACTCTTCACAATAAACCGGTTCTTCCTATTGGGCTGTTGCCGCCATTTGAACCTCGTGAAGATGGAGATCACAATAGATGGGACGCTCTAAAACTGTGGCTAGATT CAAA AAAAGACAAGTCCGTAGTTTATATTGCGCTTGGTTCGGAGTTGAGTCTGAGTCAAGAATCGATGCACGAGTTAGATTTTGGGATAGAGAAATCTGGGTTGCCGTTTGTTTGGGTAATTAACAATCGTCCATTGGTAGAAGGAAAATTGGGTTTGGACATAATTCCATCTGGATTCGAAACCCGAGTCTCGGATCGGGGTATGATATGGTGGGGTTGGGCTCCCCAACTGAGAATCTTGGCTCACCCTTCCGTGGGTGGGTTCTTGACTCATTGCGGTTGGAGTTCGGTAATCGAAGGCCTCGGGCTTGGACTGTCGTTGATTCTATTTCCCGGTGGAAGCTCGGATGTGGGGTTAATGGCGAGGTTGCTTCATGGCATGGGAATCGGGTTAGAAATTCCCCGAGATGATAAAAATGGCTCGTTCAGTAGTGAATCTGTGGCTGAGTCGATTCGGCGAGTCATGGTGGAGGAGGAAGGAGAGGCCATCAGAGTTAAGTCACGTCATGACATGAGAGCAATATTTGGCAATGTGGAGGTGCAGAATAAGTACTCAAACGAGTTCGTTGAGTTCCTTGTAAGTTATAGCACTGAGTCAACCCGGTGA
- the LOC115702257 gene encoding UDP-glycosyltransferase 91C1, translating into MENNKLNRDVNKLHIAVFPWLAQGHLLPFFQFSKFLVQKGHRVSFITTPKNHTRLPKNIIPSNLSHLITFVDLPLPPVDGLPDGAESTADLPIHKVPFLKKAFDGLQPNLTKFLQDSGHDITWIVHDFACYWLPPLANRLGIKLVFFSIFNATSMAFALPPSEMASDYRSRPEDYTVVPKWWKDMPYEVAFKLHEIKSHWDCMDSDVSDFQRIKEVVQGCHILLVRTCPEFEPESLSLLKTLHNKPVLPIGLLPPFEPREDGDHNRWEALKLWLDCRKDKSVVYIALGSELSLSQESMHELAFGIEKSGLPFVWVINNRPLVEGKLGLNIIPSGFETRVSDRGMIWWGWAPQLRILAHPSVGGFLTHCGWSSVVEGLGLGLSLILFPGGSSDMGLMARLLHGMGIGLEIPRDEKNGWFSSDSVAESIRRVMVDEEGEAIRVKSGHEMRAIFGNVEVQNKYSNEFVEFLVRYSTESTR; encoded by the coding sequence ATGGAGAACAATAAACTAAATAGAGATGTTAATAAACTTCACATAGCAGTATTCCCATGGCTAGCACAAGGCCATTTACtcccatttttccaattctccAAGTTCTTAGTTCAAAAGGGTCACCGTGTTTCCTTCATCACCACCCCAAAAAACCATACTAGGCTCCCAAAAAATATAATTCCCTCAAATCTATCCCATCTCATAACCTTCGTTGACCTGCCTTTGCCACCAGTGGACGGCTTACccgatggagctgagtcaacTGCCGACTTACCCATTCACAAAGTCCCTTTCCTCAAGAAAGCCTTTGATGGACTCCAACCAAATTTGACTAAGTTTCTACAAGACTCCGGCCACGACATTACTTGGATCGTCCATGACTTCGCTTGTTACTGGCTACCTCCACTCGCCAATCGACTTGGGATCAAGTTGGTTTTCTTTTCCATATTTAACGCCACCTCGATGGCCTTTGCGTTACCGCCATCGGAAATGGCTAGCGATTACCGCAGCCGACCAGAGGATTACACGGTGGTTCCTAAATGGTGGAAGGATATGCCATACGAGGTTGCTTTTAAGTTGCATGAAATAAAATCTCACTGGGATTGTATGGATTCCGATGTTTCTGATTTTCAAAGGATTAAAGAGGTGGTTCAGGGCTGCCATATCCTCCTCGTCCGAACTTGCCCTGAGTTCGAACCCGAATCACTGAGTCTTCTCAAGACTCTTCACAATAAACCGGTTCTTCCTATTGGACTGTTGCCGCCATTTGAACCTCGTGAAGATGGAGATCACAATAGATGGGAAGCTCTAAAACTGTGGCTAGATTGCAGAAAAGACAAGTCCGTAGTTTATATTGCGCTTGGTTCGGAGTTGAGTCTGAGTCAAGAATCGATGCACGAGTTAGCTTTTGGGATAGAGAAATCTGGGTTGCCGTTTGTTTGGGTAATTAACAATCGTCCATTGGTAGAAGGAAAATTGGGTTTGAACATAATTCCATCTGGATTCGAAACCCGGGTCTCGGATCGGGGTATGATATGGTGGGGTTGGGCTCCCCAACTGAGAATCTTGGCTCACCCTTCCGTGGGTGGGTTCTTGACTCATTGCGGTTGGAGTTCGGTGGTCGAAGGTCTCGGGCTCGGGCTGtcgttgattctatttccaggTGGAAGCTCGGATATGGGGTTAATGGCGAGGCTGCTTCATGGCATGGGAATCGGGCTAGAAATTCCGCGAGATGAAAAAAATGGCTGGTTCAGTAGTGACTCGGTGGCTGAGTCGATTCGGCGAGTCATGGTGGATGAGGAAGGAGAGGCAATCAGAGTTAAGTCAGGTCATGAGATGAGGGCGATATTTGGCAATGTGGAAGTGCAGAATAAGTACTCAAACGAGTTCGTTGAGTTCCTTGTAAGGTATAGCACTGAGTCAACCAGGTGA